One segment of Rhodopirellula baltica SH 1 DNA contains the following:
- a CDS encoding sulfatase-like hydrolase/transferase: protein MPSVFRALLSVLGCLAVFAGDVSSQERPNVIVVLADDLGYSDLGCYGGEISTPNIDALAADGVKLTQVYNSARCCPSRASLMTGLYPTQAGIGDFTTREPNRTRGQGYLGRLRDDCVTMAEVLKPEGYGCYYVGKWHMHPKTGPIKRGFDEFYGYTNDHSHDQYDADYYIRLPENRVKEIDPPADQFYATDVFNDYAIEFIRQGQSTNMPWFLFLGHSSPHFPVQAPSERADKYEPIYSRGWDVLREERFERMRELGLVDGDHWKMAPREIVPEDRDDIANGFAGEQNPVWDSLEPDRQKDLARRMSVFAAMVEGVDRGVGQIVEHLKDTGDFENTLILFLSDNGACYEWGPFGFDGVSRRGDTFLRTGEQLREIGRRGTHQSYGSAWANLGNTPFRMYKHFTHEGGISTPFIAHWPKGIAKRNDWVREPAHMMDVLPTVLEAAGGEYPTSFTGHSIQPLEGKSLLSVMRGETSADREIGFDHQAAHALREGDWKIVYSKRMPEKLTWELYNLAEDRCELNNLAEQHPQRLASMVSRWEAWAKRVGVTWEPYAGTEKATSATKETESPLIANRTLTLTVEIEADNPSGVAMAQGGIQHGYALHFVDGKPAFDVRVDGKVKRLMGTATVRGQVQFAATLSAKRMTLTIDGDEPISTSSPGLIPAQPVDGLSIGFDERTAAGDYSSPNRFSGKVLHHNVEATRPAVGGPAKKKSGAASDGKSKPNFVFVLTDDISPDDLSVYGNAFVPTPNLERLASKGLVFDNAYLTISSCSPSRCSMITGRYPHNTGAPELHTTLPETQRTFVQSLREAGYHTVISGKNHMADPHALGFDVSTDSKPAGSERWVSHLRDRPTDQPFFCWFASHDAHSPFTPNEDAPKFDAKSIGVPPMLFDGEVTRDQLAGYYHEVARTDHAVGQVLEELKRQKILDNTYIIYCSDNGRPFPRCKTYLYDSGIKTPLIISGPNVVNGRTNSIVSSIDFAPTILELAGVACPKTVQGVSAVDVLGDPNAITREVAFAERNWHVFQNHERAVRAGDWLYIWNAWPERHNLSGESATYSFAAARELWEAAKAGKLTDAQALLTQKPQPAEMLFHVGKDPNQFVNLAARPEHQTTLQQMRTLLDQWKKETGDSVPKHPTADRQPLHASGASGNMKRGESPGSDNNCTTINASGPIMLPREASTLSANVSKPQNSDMKVAMADDTERRTAKIDESKADQFPDSAFVEVPTDRVPGPVMDAETIRAGLQSHDRALFIKAGWIRDPYITSGPDGYFYLTGTQPNEGDPREQSNPYNIGLGDQSIVGSQVRAYRSKDLVEWESLGVIFDTGDTWKAMQGRRAAKDRIWAPEVHWMPSLGDRGRWALVHCPKQHSSFVLSKDEKLSGPWTHPMKGKMGPRHDPSLFTDDDGTVWMLWQNTSVAPLNKDLSGYAAQPVRIDPSGTRPGPDGTPIRRIGHEGATMIKVGGQYVHLGTAWSTDEGRKGSYNLYYSVADKITGPYGPRKFAGRFLGHGTPFQTQDGKWWCTAFFNANVPPVQRDGIEGRDLGDNAQTINEQGVTIVPLEVRMTDDGEVLIRAKDPAYASPGPDESQKF from the coding sequence ATGCCTTCCGTTTTTCGGGCGCTGTTATCGGTACTTGGTTGTTTGGCGGTTTTTGCCGGTGACGTATCTTCTCAGGAACGGCCGAACGTTATCGTCGTGTTGGCCGATGATTTGGGTTATTCCGATCTCGGTTGCTACGGCGGCGAAATCAGCACCCCAAACATCGACGCACTTGCGGCAGATGGCGTCAAGCTGACCCAGGTTTATAACTCGGCACGTTGTTGTCCCAGCCGCGCGTCCTTGATGACCGGTCTGTATCCAACTCAGGCAGGCATTGGAGATTTTACAACTCGCGAACCAAACCGGACTCGAGGGCAGGGTTACCTTGGTCGGCTTCGCGACGACTGCGTCACGATGGCCGAAGTGCTGAAGCCGGAAGGGTACGGTTGCTACTACGTTGGTAAGTGGCACATGCATCCGAAAACTGGACCGATCAAACGTGGTTTTGACGAGTTCTATGGCTACACCAACGATCATTCGCATGATCAATACGACGCTGACTACTACATCCGGTTGCCCGAGAATCGCGTCAAAGAAATCGATCCACCGGCGGATCAGTTCTACGCTACCGATGTCTTCAACGATTACGCGATCGAGTTTATTCGGCAGGGGCAATCGACCAACATGCCATGGTTTCTGTTCCTTGGACATTCATCGCCGCACTTCCCGGTGCAAGCACCATCGGAACGAGCGGACAAGTACGAGCCGATCTATTCACGCGGATGGGACGTCCTGCGAGAAGAACGGTTCGAGAGAATGCGGGAGCTCGGTTTGGTTGACGGCGATCATTGGAAGATGGCACCGAGAGAAATCGTTCCTGAGGATCGGGACGACATCGCGAATGGGTTTGCAGGAGAACAGAATCCGGTGTGGGATTCATTGGAACCCGATCGTCAAAAGGATCTCGCCCGTCGGATGTCCGTGTTCGCAGCGATGGTCGAAGGCGTCGATCGCGGCGTCGGTCAAATTGTCGAGCACCTGAAAGACACCGGTGATTTCGAGAACACACTGATTCTGTTTTTGAGCGACAACGGTGCTTGTTACGAATGGGGGCCGTTTGGTTTCGACGGCGTTTCACGACGCGGTGACACATTCCTGCGAACCGGTGAGCAATTGCGAGAAATCGGCAGACGCGGGACTCATCAATCGTATGGGAGCGCGTGGGCGAACCTTGGGAACACGCCGTTTCGGATGTACAAGCACTTCACGCACGAGGGCGGCATCAGCACGCCGTTCATCGCGCATTGGCCAAAGGGCATCGCGAAACGGAACGATTGGGTTCGCGAGCCTGCCCATATGATGGATGTCTTGCCCACTGTGTTAGAAGCAGCCGGAGGGGAGTATCCGACCTCCTTTACCGGACATTCGATCCAGCCATTGGAAGGAAAAAGCTTGCTTTCCGTGATGCGTGGCGAAACATCGGCTGATCGTGAAATTGGGTTTGATCACCAAGCGGCACATGCTCTGCGCGAAGGAGACTGGAAGATTGTCTATTCGAAGCGAATGCCGGAGAAGCTGACATGGGAACTCTACAATCTGGCGGAAGATCGTTGTGAGCTCAACAATCTTGCTGAACAGCATCCGCAGCGTTTGGCGTCGATGGTGTCCCGGTGGGAAGCGTGGGCCAAACGAGTCGGTGTGACGTGGGAGCCGTACGCTGGCACCGAGAAAGCGACGTCCGCAACAAAGGAAACTGAATCGCCGTTGATTGCGAATCGAACGCTGACGTTGACCGTGGAGATTGAGGCGGACAATCCGAGCGGCGTTGCGATGGCTCAAGGTGGTATCCAGCATGGCTACGCTTTGCATTTCGTCGACGGCAAACCGGCATTCGATGTTCGGGTGGATGGGAAAGTCAAACGATTGATGGGGACGGCCACCGTCCGCGGACAAGTTCAATTTGCCGCGACGCTGTCGGCAAAGCGTATGACGTTGACCATCGATGGTGACGAACCGATCTCGACGAGTTCGCCCGGATTGATTCCCGCACAACCGGTCGATGGACTGAGCATTGGGTTTGATGAGCGAACTGCCGCGGGAGATTACTCCTCGCCCAATCGCTTTTCGGGAAAGGTGCTGCACCACAATGTCGAGGCAACAAGACCGGCGGTCGGTGGGCCGGCGAAGAAGAAGAGCGGAGCGGCAAGCGACGGCAAGAGCAAACCGAACTTTGTGTTTGTGCTCACCGATGACATCAGCCCGGATGACTTGAGCGTTTACGGCAATGCGTTCGTTCCAACTCCAAATCTTGAACGCCTCGCTTCGAAAGGACTTGTCTTCGACAACGCGTATCTGACGATCAGTTCGTGCTCACCGAGTCGTTGTTCAATGATCACGGGCCGCTACCCACACAACACGGGTGCGCCGGAATTGCACACGACTTTGCCGGAGACGCAACGAACGTTCGTTCAATCGTTGCGGGAGGCGGGGTACCACACGGTGATCTCTGGAAAGAATCATATGGCCGACCCCCATGCGTTGGGCTTTGATGTGAGCACGGATAGCAAACCGGCCGGTAGCGAGCGTTGGGTGTCGCATCTTCGCGACCGGCCGACGGATCAGCCGTTTTTCTGCTGGTTCGCATCGCACGACGCTCACTCTCCATTCACGCCAAACGAAGACGCTCCGAAGTTCGACGCCAAATCGATTGGCGTGCCACCGATGTTGTTTGACGGTGAAGTCACACGCGATCAATTGGCGGGGTACTACCACGAGGTCGCTCGCACCGACCACGCCGTTGGGCAAGTGTTGGAAGAACTGAAACGCCAGAAGATTCTGGATAACACGTACATCATCTATTGCAGCGACAACGGCCGTCCGTTTCCGCGTTGCAAGACTTACTTGTACGACAGTGGAATCAAAACCCCGCTGATCATTTCCGGACCAAACGTAGTGAACGGGCGGACGAACTCCATCGTCAGTTCGATTGACTTCGCACCCACAATCCTGGAACTCGCCGGCGTTGCGTGTCCGAAAACGGTGCAAGGAGTCAGTGCCGTGGACGTCCTTGGCGATCCGAATGCAATCACTCGCGAGGTCGCGTTTGCAGAGCGAAATTGGCACGTGTTTCAAAACCACGAGCGAGCCGTTCGAGCTGGCGACTGGCTCTACATCTGGAACGCTTGGCCGGAACGCCACAACTTGTCGGGCGAGAGTGCGACGTACAGTTTCGCTGCCGCACGTGAATTGTGGGAAGCCGCCAAGGCTGGCAAGCTCACCGACGCTCAAGCGTTGCTGACCCAAAAGCCGCAGCCGGCCGAGATGCTTTTCCACGTCGGCAAAGATCCAAATCAGTTTGTCAATTTGGCTGCGAGGCCGGAACATCAAACAACGCTGCAACAAATGCGAACGTTGCTGGACCAGTGGAAGAAGGAAACCGGCGACAGTGTTCCCAAGCATCCGACGGCTGATCGCCAACCGTTGCATGCTTCCGGCGCGAGCGGAAACATGAAGCGAGGTGAATCTCCAGGATCTGATAACAACTGCACGACAATCAATGCGTCCGGTCCGATCATGCTGCCGCGCGAGGCATCGACTTTGTCAGCAAACGTGTCGAAGCCGCAGAATTCGGACATGAAAGTTGCCATGGCGGATGACACCGAGAGGCGTACAGCAAAAATCGATGAGAGCAAGGCGGACCAGTTTCCTGACTCGGCTTTTGTCGAAGTTCCAACCGATCGTGTTCCAGGACCGGTCATGGATGCGGAGACCATTCGCGCGGGGTTGCAGTCTCACGACCGGGCATTGTTCATCAAGGCAGGCTGGATTCGCGATCCGTATATCACATCAGGGCCTGACGGATACTTCTATCTCACAGGGACGCAGCCAAACGAAGGTGACCCTCGAGAACAATCGAATCCCTACAACATCGGTCTGGGTGACCAGAGCATTGTGGGAAGTCAGGTGCGTGCATATCGCAGCAAGGATCTCGTCGAGTGGGAATCGCTCGGCGTGATCTTCGATACCGGCGACACTTGGAAGGCAATGCAGGGACGAAGGGCAGCGAAAGACAGGATCTGGGCACCCGAGGTTCATTGGATGCCGAGCCTGGGGGATCGGGGACGTTGGGCGTTGGTGCATTGCCCGAAGCAGCACTCCAGTTTTGTGCTTTCAAAGGACGAGAAACTCTCGGGGCCTTGGACGCATCCGATGAAGGGCAAGATGGGACCTCGTCATGATCCGTCGCTGTTCACCGATGACGATGGAACGGTTTGGATGTTGTGGCAGAACACTTCCGTTGCTCCGCTCAACAAGGACCTCTCGGGTTACGCCGCCCAACCCGTTCGCATCGATCCATCAGGAACACGCCCGGGGCCGGATGGAACCCCCATCCGTCGAATCGGTCACGAAGGCGCCACGATGATCAAGGTCGGCGGACAATACGTTCATCTTGGAACGGCTTGGTCAACCGACGAAGGACGCAAGGGTTCTTACAATCTGTACTACAGCGTGGCCGACAAAATCACTGGTCCCTACGGACCTCGGAAATTCGCGGGCCGCTTCCTCGGACACGGGACTCCCTTTCAAACCCAAGATGGAAAGTGGTGGTGCACCGCATTTTTCAACGCCAATGTTCCTCCCGTTCAGCGTGATGGCATCGAGGGTCGCGACCTCGGCGACAACGCTCAAACCATCAACGAGCAAGGAGTGACGATCGTCCCGCTGGAAGTGCGGATGACAGACGATGGCGAAGTTTTGATCCGAGCCAAAGATCCAGCGTATGCAAGCCCAGGGCCAGACGAGTCTCAGAAGTTCTGA
- a CDS encoding TolC family protein has product MNFPSKLAPRCKSSKRATIAALICGSLLAIPGCGIPCLRGYKPGPSMPQHYNWNNGTDYTQPTVSKSMPQFETESGSLVETASFIETRNSQAIDLAKQSPSMKSKPVSPKSDDEDKTFANYIKSTDLSDVNSPADQNKTNKLNASSTTLVNVQVDASDDAQIGEPAEMIVYDEADLNFGISTYQNSAHLPQSIFYTDPYLLDLINQALVGNQELRILSEEIRIACNETYARSGEYRPFVTAGVGAGIEKSGRHTRDGAVEEQLEVVPGKGFPDPLPDFLVAANVSWEVDIWKRLRNAQNAAAMRYLATKEGRNYVVTRLVAEIAENYYELLALDNRMQTLQKTIDIQQRSLDISNAMKEAGRGNQLAVQRFQAEVHKNESERAVIAQEIVETENRINFLVGRYPQHVDRTEVDFIDLNMQTLSAGVPSELLQNRADIREAERRVAAAGLDVKVARARFYPSLTLTGGLGWNAFATGYLFRTPESLIYSVAGDIVGPLINKRAIKADYQTANAVQLQSIYNYQQTVLEAHVEVVNLVSKVDNYRNSIEVKKKQLQSLEESVDSAGKLFQNARAEYVEVLLAQRELMEAKMLLIDTKQEELSAIINAYQALGGGGF; this is encoded by the coding sequence ATGAACTTTCCATCGAAGCTTGCCCCACGTTGCAAGTCATCTAAACGCGCCACAATCGCCGCCTTGATTTGCGGATCATTGCTAGCGATTCCGGGCTGCGGTATCCCTTGCTTGCGAGGCTACAAGCCGGGACCGTCGATGCCTCAGCACTACAACTGGAATAATGGCACCGACTATACCCAACCAACTGTGTCGAAGAGCATGCCCCAGTTCGAAACCGAATCAGGTTCGCTAGTCGAAACAGCCTCCTTCATCGAGACGCGAAACTCGCAAGCGATTGATCTGGCAAAACAATCGCCGTCGATGAAATCGAAGCCGGTATCACCCAAGTCAGACGACGAAGACAAAACATTCGCAAACTACATCAAGTCGACTGACCTCTCAGACGTGAATTCACCAGCCGACCAAAACAAGACCAATAAACTGAACGCAAGTTCCACCACATTGGTGAATGTTCAGGTGGATGCCAGCGACGACGCGCAGATTGGCGAACCAGCGGAAATGATCGTCTACGACGAAGCCGACCTGAACTTTGGCATTTCGACGTACCAAAACTCGGCCCACCTGCCGCAAAGTATCTTTTACACCGATCCTTACCTGCTGGACCTGATCAATCAAGCATTGGTTGGCAACCAGGAACTGAGAATCCTTTCTGAAGAGATCCGAATTGCATGCAACGAAACCTACGCAAGAAGCGGTGAGTATCGTCCCTTCGTCACCGCGGGCGTCGGAGCCGGCATCGAAAAATCAGGCCGCCACACCCGCGATGGCGCAGTGGAAGAACAACTAGAAGTCGTGCCGGGCAAGGGGTTCCCTGATCCGTTGCCTGACTTCTTGGTCGCCGCAAATGTATCGTGGGAAGTCGATATCTGGAAACGACTGCGCAACGCTCAAAATGCCGCTGCGATGCGATACCTGGCGACGAAGGAAGGGCGGAACTACGTTGTTACCCGTTTGGTCGCGGAAATCGCCGAGAACTACTACGAGCTGCTTGCTCTCGACAACCGAATGCAGACGCTTCAAAAGACGATCGATATCCAGCAGCGTAGCCTCGACATATCCAACGCGATGAAGGAAGCCGGACGAGGCAATCAACTGGCCGTCCAACGTTTTCAGGCCGAAGTGCACAAAAACGAGAGCGAACGTGCGGTCATCGCTCAAGAAATCGTCGAAACGGAAAACCGAATCAACTTTCTGGTCGGACGTTATCCCCAGCATGTGGACCGAACGGAAGTCGACTTTATCGACCTGAACATGCAAACGCTCAGTGCCGGCGTCCCATCGGAATTGTTGCAAAACCGAGCCGACATCCGCGAAGCGGAGCGCCGCGTCGCCGCAGCTGGATTGGACGTCAAAGTCGCACGGGCTCGCTTTTATCCCTCCCTCACTCTGACCGGCGGATTGGGTTGGAACGCATTCGCAACTGGATATCTGTTCCGAACACCAGAGTCGTTGATCTACAGCGTTGCGGGTGACATCGTGGGTCCGCTGATCAACAAACGTGCCATCAAAGCCGACTACCAGACAGCGAACGCGGTTCAGTTGCAAAGCATTTACAACTACCAGCAAACCGTCCTGGAAGCACACGTCGAAGTTGTCAATTTGGTTTCAAAGGTCGACAACTATCGAAACAGCATCGAAGTCAAGAAGAAGCAACTTCAGTCGCTGGAAGAGTCCGTCGACAGTGCCGGCAAACTGTTCCAAAACGCTCGTGCGGAATACGTCGAAGTGTTGCTCGCTCAACGGGAATTGATGGAAGCCAAGATGTTGTTGATCGACACCAAGCAAGAAGAACTCAGTGCGATCATCAACGCTTACCAAGCCCTCGGTGGTGGTGGCTTCTGA
- a CDS encoding efflux RND transporter permease subunit — translation MFEKFLHRPALAIVISLLILFMGGLAINVLPISQFPSVAPPSVRVSVSYPGASAKILIDSTMVILEQAINGVPNMRYMLSDATSAGEGTIQVIFEPGTDPDVAVMNVNNRVQMVKNNLPPIVEREGIIVMQNMSSMLMYVNVFSTDENVDQNYLYNYSTVNILNEIKRIPGVGFASILGNRSYAMRVELDLDRMRAYHIDAEDVMEALAEQSMIGTPGRLGQATGTTSQTLEYVLTWVGRYTTPEEYDQIILRATPEGEILRLADVATISLGSSFYDLYSDIDGLPAAAIVLKQTPGSNAAEVIEKVKAKVEEIKEKQFPPGMDYAVTYDVSNFLDASIEKVLHTLFEAFILVSLVVYLFLGDFRSTLIPTLAVPVSLIGTFFFMLMFGMSINLITLFALVLAIGVVVDDAIVVVEAVHEKMHAKHLGPYQATREVVQEISGAIIAITLVMTAVFIPVTFMTGPVGVFYRQFALTMAMSIVISGVVALSLTPVLCAMILKPLDDNTPRGIIGLLNRGMQKIAGKYAFVLRALASLLLGFAVGYGVYSLLHIELVHEVISEQVELTNTRIQIIAVVVALLATFSFRAAFSGTDGTAKKRSPIGLFLHGFDRSVESVTGVYARFLRHIISRRVVTIAVIAVFGYGILVVNQVLPTGFIPLEDQGMIYGIVQTPPGSTLEYTNSKCHELQQICKQMDEVTSVSSIAGYEVLTEGRGSNAGTCIINLKPWADRELTSRELIEELEERGTDIANVKLEFFEPPAVPGFGAAGGFSVNLLDKTNSGDYAKLGQVTDEFMAALGKRPELKGLFTFFAANYPQYEVIIDNDVAMQKGVSIKDAMDNLSIVIGSTWEQGFVRFGQFYKVYVQAQPKFRRYPEDLDNMFVKNEGGEMVPYSAFMRIEKKQGLNEISRYNLYPTAPIQGAPAAGYSSGEAIAAIKQVAAETLPNGFDIDWQGLSYDEAKSGNTAVYIFLIVVIFVYMVLVGQYESFIIPLAVLTSLPVGIFGSFAFLQSMGLANDVYCQIGLVMLVGLLGKNAILIIEFAVQRRQEGLSIMEAGIEGGKLRFRPILMTSFAFIAGLIPLVRATGPGAIGNRTIGTTAVGGMLLGTLVGVLVIPGLYYLFAKIADGRSLIRDEHDAPLSEIFEREH, via the coding sequence ATGTTCGAAAAATTCCTTCACCGGCCCGCGCTCGCCATCGTCATCTCGTTGCTGATCCTGTTCATGGGCGGCCTCGCGATCAACGTGTTGCCGATTTCGCAATTTCCATCCGTCGCGCCACCGAGCGTTCGCGTTTCGGTCTCGTATCCCGGTGCAAGTGCCAAGATTCTGATCGACTCAACGATGGTGATCTTGGAACAAGCCATCAATGGTGTTCCCAACATGCGTTACATGCTCAGTGACGCGACCAGCGCCGGCGAAGGAACGATCCAGGTCATCTTCGAACCGGGAACTGATCCGGACGTTGCCGTGATGAACGTGAACAACCGCGTTCAAATGGTCAAGAACAACCTGCCGCCAATCGTTGAACGCGAAGGCATCATCGTGATGCAGAACATGAGCAGCATGCTGATGTATGTAAACGTGTTCAGCACCGACGAAAACGTCGACCAGAACTACCTCTACAACTATTCCACCGTCAACATCCTCAACGAAATCAAACGCATCCCCGGTGTGGGCTTCGCATCGATTTTGGGCAACCGCTCGTACGCCATGCGAGTGGAGTTGGATCTGGACCGCATGCGGGCCTACCACATCGACGCAGAGGACGTGATGGAAGCACTTGCTGAACAAAGCATGATTGGCACGCCAGGACGACTTGGCCAGGCAACCGGAACGACGTCGCAAACGCTCGAGTACGTGCTGACTTGGGTTGGACGATACACGACGCCAGAGGAATACGATCAGATCATCTTGCGAGCGACTCCCGAAGGCGAAATCTTACGTCTAGCGGACGTTGCCACCATCTCGCTGGGTTCGTCCTTTTATGACCTGTACTCTGACATTGACGGACTGCCTGCCGCGGCAATCGTCCTGAAGCAAACGCCAGGATCCAACGCCGCCGAAGTGATTGAAAAGGTCAAGGCAAAGGTCGAAGAGATCAAGGAGAAACAATTCCCACCGGGGATGGATTACGCGGTCACCTATGACGTCTCCAATTTCCTGGACGCATCGATTGAGAAGGTGCTGCACACACTATTCGAAGCCTTCATTTTGGTTTCGTTGGTTGTCTACTTGTTCCTGGGCGACTTCCGCAGCACGCTGATCCCAACGCTCGCCGTTCCGGTGTCGTTGATCGGCACATTCTTCTTCATGCTGATGTTCGGCATGTCAATCAACCTGATTACCTTGTTCGCACTGGTGCTCGCCATCGGGGTCGTCGTGGACGATGCCATCGTGGTGGTAGAGGCGGTTCACGAGAAGATGCACGCCAAGCATCTCGGCCCCTATCAAGCGACCCGGGAAGTGGTGCAAGAGATCAGCGGCGCGATCATTGCTATCACCTTGGTAATGACCGCGGTTTTCATTCCCGTCACATTCATGACCGGCCCGGTCGGCGTGTTCTATCGTCAGTTCGCGTTGACCATGGCTATGTCGATTGTCATCTCGGGAGTCGTTGCATTGTCACTGACGCCGGTGCTGTGCGCGATGATTCTAAAACCACTCGACGACAACACACCGCGTGGGATTATCGGTCTGTTGAACCGCGGAATGCAAAAGATCGCAGGCAAATATGCTTTCGTTTTGCGGGCTTTGGCGAGTCTTCTTCTCGGGTTTGCGGTTGGTTACGGCGTCTATTCGCTGCTGCACATCGAACTCGTCCACGAGGTCATTTCTGAACAGGTGGAACTGACCAACACACGAATTCAAATCATTGCTGTTGTGGTCGCTTTGCTGGCCACATTCTCATTCCGCGCCGCGTTCTCCGGTACTGATGGCACCGCGAAAAAACGAAGTCCAATCGGATTGTTCCTGCATGGGTTTGACCGCAGCGTTGAATCGGTGACCGGCGTCTACGCAAGATTCCTTCGTCATATCATCAGTCGCCGAGTGGTGACGATCGCAGTGATCGCCGTTTTTGGATATGGAATTCTGGTTGTCAACCAAGTCCTGCCGACTGGTTTCATCCCGCTGGAAGACCAAGGCATGATCTATGGAATCGTGCAAACTCCACCCGGATCGACGCTTGAGTACACCAATTCAAAATGCCATGAACTGCAACAAATCTGCAAACAGATGGACGAGGTCACCTCCGTTTCGTCAATCGCCGGTTACGAAGTTCTCACCGAGGGCCGCGGATCCAATGCGGGCACATGCATCATCAATCTCAAACCGTGGGCCGATCGCGAGCTGACCTCGCGAGAGCTCATCGAAGAATTGGAAGAACGTGGGACGGACATCGCCAATGTCAAACTCGAGTTCTTTGAACCACCGGCCGTTCCAGGGTTTGGTGCCGCCGGCGGCTTCTCCGTCAACTTGCTCGACAAAACGAACAGCGGCGACTATGCAAAACTCGGGCAGGTGACCGACGAGTTCATGGCTGCACTGGGCAAACGTCCTGAACTGAAAGGTTTGTTCACGTTCTTCGCTGCTAACTACCCACAGTACGAAGTCATCATCGACAACGACGTTGCGATGCAAAAAGGTGTCTCGATCAAGGACGCGATGGACAACTTGTCGATTGTCATTGGAAGCACGTGGGAGCAGGGCTTCGTTCGATTCGGCCAATTCTACAAAGTCTATGTCCAAGCCCAACCGAAGTTTCGTCGCTACCCAGAAGACCTCGACAACATGTTCGTCAAGAACGAAGGCGGGGAAATGGTGCCGTACTCGGCTTTCATGCGAATCGAAAAGAAGCAGGGACTGAACGAGATCAGCCGATACAACCTCTATCCAACCGCACCCATTCAGGGAGCCCCAGCCGCGGGCTACAGCAGTGGCGAAGCGATCGCGGCTATCAAACAGGTCGCTGCGGAAACGCTGCCAAACGGTTTCGACATCGACTGGCAGGGTTTGTCATACGACGAAGCCAAATCGGGAAACACGGCGGTCTACATCTTCTTGATCGTGGTGATCTTCGTTTACATGGTTTTGGTTGGCCAATATGAGAGCTTTATCATTCCTTTGGCCGTGTTGACATCACTACCCGTCGGCATCTTCGGATCATTCGCGTTCCTACAATCCATGGGTTTGGCCAACGATGTGTACTGTCAAATCGGTTTAGTGATGTTGGTTGGCTTGTTGGGTAAGAACGCCATTTTGATCATCGAATTCGCCGTTCAACGTCGCCAGGAAGGACTGAGCATCATGGAAGCGGGCATCGAGGGAGGCAAACTTCGATTCCGGCCCATCCTGATGACATCATTTGCGTTCATCGCCGGTCTGATTCCGTTGGTCCGCGCCACCGGCCCTGGTGCGATCGGAAACCGCACCATCGGAACCACTGCTGTCGGTGGCATGTTGCTCGGCACCCTCGTCGGCGTCCTGGTGATCCCAGGCCTATATTACCTGTTCGCCAAAATAGCGGATGGTCGTTCTCTGATTCGAGATGAACATGACGCGCCACTCAGCGAGATCTTCGAGCGTGAGCACTGA